In the genome of Nitrospiraceae bacterium, one region contains:
- a CDS encoding CmpA/NrtA family ABC transporter substrate-binding protein produces MEQSVVAAVLQAAGPTRRQLLAGLGGAALVTLIGEVLPLDKLNAFAADPVGKPEKKDVVVGFIPITCGTPIIMAEPLGFYKKHGLNASVKRAAGWAMIRDWAVNKEVDAAHMLTPMPLAITLGAGSVPTPIYMPAVENINGQAITLHIKHKGVKTAADMKGFRFCVPFDFSMHNYLLRYFLAEGGVHPDKDVQIRVVPPPEMVANLKAGNVDGYLGPDPFNQRAVYENVGFIYKLSKEIWDRHPCCAFTVTKEFATTYPNTFLAMWRAIVDATHYASDPSHRKEIAAAIAPTNYLNQPVTVLEQVLTGTYADGLGAIKKEPNRIDFDPYPWHSMAIWIMTQMKRWGHLKGDVNYKAVAEQVYRAADCDRIAKELGYPTHQSTSMKHTIMGKVFDPDQADAYVKSFAIHSMA; encoded by the coding sequence ATGGAACAATCCGTCGTTGCAGCGGTGTTGCAAGCTGCGGGGCCGACGCGTCGGCAATTGCTGGCAGGGCTTGGCGGAGCTGCGTTGGTCACCCTGATCGGAGAGGTACTTCCGCTCGACAAGCTCAATGCCTTCGCGGCCGATCCGGTCGGAAAGCCGGAAAAGAAGGACGTCGTGGTCGGCTTCATCCCGATCACCTGCGGGACTCCCATCATCATGGCGGAGCCTTTGGGGTTCTACAAGAAACACGGACTCAACGCGTCGGTGAAACGGGCCGCGGGCTGGGCAATGATCCGAGACTGGGCCGTGAACAAGGAAGTTGACGCGGCCCACATGCTGACGCCCATGCCGCTGGCGATCACGTTGGGGGCCGGATCAGTACCGACACCCATCTACATGCCCGCGGTCGAGAACATCAACGGACAGGCGATTACGCTGCACATCAAGCACAAAGGTGTCAAGACGGCGGCGGATATGAAGGGCTTCCGGTTTTGCGTGCCGTTCGATTTCTCCATGCACAATTACCTGCTTCGGTATTTCCTGGCTGAAGGCGGGGTCCATCCTGACAAGGATGTGCAGATTCGTGTTGTGCCGCCGCCCGAAATGGTGGCAAACCTTAAAGCCGGAAACGTGGACGGGTATCTGGGACCGGATCCGTTCAATCAGCGCGCCGTCTACGAAAACGTCGGGTTCATCTACAAACTGTCCAAGGAGATCTGGGACCGGCATCCCTGTTGCGCCTTTACCGTGACCAAAGAATTCGCGACGACATACCCAAACACGTTTCTTGCTATGTGGCGGGCAATCGTGGACGCGACTCATTACGCGTCCGACCCGTCGCACCGGAAGGAAATCGCGGCAGCAATCGCCCCGACCAATTATCTCAACCAGCCCGTGACGGTTTTGGAACAGGTGTTGACCGGTACCTATGCCGACGGACTCGGCGCGATCAAGAAAGAACCGAACCGGATCGATTTCGATCCGTATCCCTGGCATTCCATGGCGATTTGGATCATGACCCAAATGAAGCGCTGGGGCCATCTCAAAGGAGACGTGAACTATAAAGCGGTTGCGGAACAGGTCTATCGTGCTGCCGATTGCGATCGCATCGCGAAGGAACTCGGCTACCCGACGCATCAATCGACGAGTATGAAACACACGATCATGGGCAAGGTGTTCGACCCGGACCAAGCCGACGCCTACGTGAAGAGTTTTGCCATCCATAGCATGGCGTAA
- a CDS encoding urease accessory protein UreD: protein MVRTRKGGEAAHISSVGRTGELRLSYARRNHKTIIARSHCTSPWHLLPPIYLDESGAAYTLLLNPSGGLVGGDHLSINMELDEDAHVLISAPSANRIYRSLGEVSVQEIDLRLGPGAILEWLPDHTIPFAGSRFRQTIEVKLAAGASVLLWDAIASGRIARGERWKFKSLENDIRIRTAAGASVRERYVLAPADKLIGHGLAEEWDYVGSLFVIGDQVESSVWTSLEAALAAILEEYPDHVLGGVSQPAVPGLVVKLVSRSAPDLTSTLTALWGAVRKALWNLPPATLRKY from the coding sequence GTGGTACGGACAAGAAAGGGGGGCGAAGCCGCCCACATCTCTTCCGTCGGACGCACCGGAGAGCTGCGGCTTAGCTACGCCAGGCGTAATCACAAGACGATCATTGCCCGCTCCCACTGCACCAGTCCCTGGCATCTCCTCCCACCGATTTATCTGGACGAATCGGGGGCAGCGTATACACTGTTGCTCAATCCTTCCGGCGGACTGGTCGGCGGTGATCACCTGTCCATCAACATGGAACTGGACGAGGATGCGCACGTCCTCATTTCTGCTCCCTCTGCGAACCGCATCTACCGATCGTTGGGTGAGGTGTCGGTTCAGGAGATTGATCTTCGTCTTGGGCCTGGTGCCATTCTCGAGTGGCTCCCGGACCATACTATCCCTTTTGCCGGCTCGCGCTTTCGCCAAACCATCGAAGTGAAGTTGGCTGCCGGTGCGTCTGTGTTGTTGTGGGACGCGATCGCTTCAGGCCGGATCGCCCGCGGAGAACGATGGAAATTCAAGAGCCTCGAGAACGATATCCGAATCAGAACGGCAGCTGGCGCATCGGTGAGGGAACGTTATGTGCTCGCGCCGGCCGATAAGCTAATCGGTCATGGGTTAGCAGAGGAGTGGGACTATGTTGGATCGCTATTTGTAATCGGAGATCAAGTCGAGTCGAGCGTCTGGACTTCGCTCGAAGCAGCCCTCGCAGCAATTCTTGAGGAATATCCCGATCATGTGCTTGGCGGCGTATCTCAACCGGCGGTTCCCGGTCTGGTGGTGAAATTGGTCTCCAGGTCTGCCCCGGACCTGACGTCGACGTTGACTGCTCTATGGGGAGCGGTGCGCAAGGCTCTCTGGAACTTACCTCCTGCGACCTTGCGGAAGTATTGA
- a CDS encoding ammonium transporter: MTSLHRSWLWVSTMLMNLILWAPIVTAEEMSPRLPPGGIDSGDTAWMLAASALVLGMIIPGMVFFYGGLVRSKNVIGTMVQAFAILCVVSVLWVVCGYSLAFGPDRGGVIGGLDWVGLSGVGAMPHPVYAPTVPHEAFMLFQMLFAAFTPVLIAGAFAERMKFGATVLFAALWSLFVYVPLAHWVWGGGWLSKLGVLDFAGGTVVHISSGVSALACAMVLGKRRGWRTDYMAPHNLPFVLLGAGLLWLGWFGFNGGSARGANAVAIGAVTVTHVTAASAALAWMIVEWQHRGKPTVLGIASGAVAGLATSTAGAGYLGPGSAMLVGIAAGLCSYAAIVWKGKIGYDDSLDVMGTHGVGGILGTLAVGLFASKAVNPSASDGLFFGNSGQFGIQTVAVAAAVIFAFVGTYLILKLVEGGMGLRVSPEEEATGLDLTQHNERAYS; encoded by the coding sequence ATGACAAGCCTGCATCGATCTTGGCTGTGGGTCAGCACAATGCTCATGAATCTGATCCTTTGGGCACCGATCGTCACTGCCGAAGAAATGAGCCCTCGTTTGCCTCCGGGCGGAATCGACAGCGGCGATACGGCCTGGATGTTGGCGGCCTCGGCTTTGGTGCTGGGCATGATTATTCCCGGCATGGTGTTCTTCTATGGCGGATTGGTTCGCAGCAAGAACGTGATCGGGACGATGGTCCAGGCGTTCGCCATTCTCTGCGTGGTCAGTGTGCTCTGGGTGGTCTGTGGCTACAGTCTGGCGTTCGGGCCGGATCGTGGCGGCGTCATCGGCGGGCTCGATTGGGTGGGACTATCCGGCGTCGGTGCAATGCCCCACCCGGTTTACGCACCGACAGTCCCGCACGAAGCCTTCATGCTGTTTCAAATGCTCTTTGCCGCCTTTACGCCGGTACTGATCGCCGGAGCATTCGCCGAGCGGATGAAATTCGGAGCGACTGTGTTGTTTGCCGCCCTGTGGTCCCTGTTCGTCTACGTGCCCCTAGCGCACTGGGTGTGGGGCGGAGGGTGGCTCAGTAAGTTGGGTGTGCTCGATTTTGCCGGAGGGACGGTTGTGCACATCAGTTCCGGTGTGAGTGCGCTGGCCTGCGCGATGGTGCTGGGTAAGCGTCGCGGGTGGCGGACCGATTACATGGCGCCGCATAATCTTCCGTTCGTTCTCCTCGGTGCCGGATTGCTTTGGTTGGGGTGGTTCGGGTTTAACGGCGGCAGTGCCCGAGGGGCGAATGCCGTGGCGATCGGCGCCGTGACGGTAACCCATGTGACAGCGGCGTCGGCAGCGCTGGCGTGGATGATCGTCGAGTGGCAACACCGGGGAAAGCCGACGGTGCTTGGGATTGCCAGTGGAGCGGTGGCCGGACTGGCCACCTCCACGGCCGGAGCCGGTTATCTCGGTCCGGGATCGGCCATGCTTGTGGGTATTGCAGCCGGTCTGTGCTCTTACGCCGCAATTGTTTGGAAGGGAAAGATCGGCTATGATGACAGCCTTGACGTCATGGGAACCCATGGCGTCGGCGGAATTCTCGGGACCCTGGCGGTCGGGCTCTTTGCTTCGAAAGCCGTGAATCCTTCCGCATCAGACGGACTGTTCTTCGGAAATTCCGGTCAGTTCGGAATTCAGACCGTGGCGGTGGCAGCCGCTGTTATTTTTGCCTTTGTCGGGACATACTTGATTCTAAAGCTGGTCGAGGGTGGGATGGGATTGCGCGTCTCGCCGGAAGAAGAAGCCACAGGTCTGGATCTCACACAGCATAATGAGCGTGCGTATTCATAA
- a CDS encoding NAD+ synthase, giving the protein MRTFRIAMAQINPTVGDIAGNSRLIRAWIKEARKAKADLVAFPELAVTGYPPEDLLLKPGFVDDNRRALDEIAHDCSGIVAVIGYVGQGAMAREKSGPPSVVSADRHELYNAAAIIAERRLVATYSKWLLPNYGVFDEGRYFHPGRRLSLVGLRGVTIAVNICEDIWFPDGPTRAQAAAGADVIVNINASPFHIGKSRFREQMLVTRARENGVIVTYTNTVGGQDELVFDGNSVIVDPAGEVVARGRAFQEDLVVADLNVDAMVRALMARERKKPLSGKMAAVVDRLTVKLPATKTKPARLVSSFATPLGELEEVYLALVLGVRDYVRKNGFKRVVIGLSGGIDSALTSVIAVDAIGAENVVGLFMPSPYTSQESGEDVAELVRRLKIECRTVPITSTFEAYLQSLSPLFSGKPVDTTEENIQARIRGNLLMALSNKFGHLVLTTGNKSEMSVGYATLYGDMAGGFAVIKDVPKTMVYELATLRNRRDRTAVIPKRILDRPPTAELRLNQKDEDSLPPYAVLDPILKSYVEEDRSVDEIIAMGYERATVLRVVALVDRSEYKRRQAPVGIKITHRGLGKDRRMPITNAYRGIESSGS; this is encoded by the coding sequence ATGCGCACGTTTCGTATCGCCATGGCTCAGATCAATCCGACGGTCGGCGATATCGCCGGGAATTCCCGTCTGATCAGGGCCTGGATCAAAGAAGCACGCAAAGCCAAGGCTGATCTGGTGGCGTTTCCTGAACTGGCCGTGACGGGGTATCCCCCCGAGGATCTTCTCTTGAAGCCTGGTTTCGTGGATGACAACCGGCGCGCACTTGATGAGATTGCCCATGACTGTAGCGGAATCGTCGCGGTCATCGGTTATGTCGGACAGGGGGCGATGGCCCGGGAGAAATCTGGACCACCGTCGGTCGTTTCAGCCGATCGGCACGAATTGTACAATGCGGCGGCCATCATAGCCGAACGGCGTCTGGTAGCCACCTACAGCAAGTGGCTCCTGCCGAACTATGGGGTGTTCGACGAAGGCCGTTACTTCCACCCTGGCCGAAGGCTTTCACTGGTCGGTCTTCGTGGCGTCACGATCGCCGTCAACATTTGTGAAGACATCTGGTTTCCCGACGGGCCGACGCGTGCACAGGCCGCGGCGGGAGCCGACGTCATCGTCAACATTAATGCGTCGCCGTTCCATATCGGGAAGAGCCGATTCCGCGAGCAGATGCTGGTCACCAGGGCCCGGGAGAACGGGGTCATCGTGACCTACACCAATACCGTGGGTGGACAAGATGAACTGGTGTTCGACGGGAACAGTGTGATCGTGGACCCGGCTGGTGAGGTGGTGGCAAGAGGAAGAGCGTTCCAGGAGGATTTGGTGGTCGCCGACCTCAATGTGGATGCGATGGTGCGTGCTCTCATGGCGCGCGAACGCAAAAAACCCCTCAGCGGAAAAATGGCGGCGGTCGTCGATCGGCTCACGGTGAAGCTTCCCGCGACAAAGACGAAGCCGGCTCGTCTAGTGTCGTCTTTCGCGACGCCCCTGGGTGAGCTTGAAGAGGTCTATCTGGCGCTCGTGCTGGGGGTCAGGGATTATGTGCGGAAAAACGGGTTCAAACGCGTGGTCATCGGATTGAGTGGGGGGATCGACTCCGCGCTTACATCCGTCATTGCGGTCGATGCGATCGGGGCGGAGAACGTGGTCGGCCTGTTCATGCCATCGCCCTATACGTCCCAGGAAAGTGGCGAGGATGTGGCGGAGCTGGTTCGTCGATTGAAGATCGAGTGCCGGACTGTTCCGATCACCTCGACGTTCGAGGCCTATCTGCAGTCTTTGTCTCCCCTCTTTTCCGGAAAACCAGTCGACACGACCGAAGAGAATATCCAAGCGCGCATCCGCGGAAATCTGTTGATGGCGCTCTCGAACAAGTTTGGGCACCTTGTCTTGACCACCGGCAACAAGAGCGAGATGAGTGTCGGGTACGCCACACTGTACGGCGATATGGCGGGCGGGTTTGCCGTCATCAAGGATGTGCCCAAGACGATGGTCTATGAACTGGCCACACTCCGCAATCGCCGGGACAGAACAGCCGTGATTCCCAAGCGCATTCTCGATCGACCGCCGACGGCGGAACTGCGACTCAATCAGAAAGATGAAGACAGTCTGCCGCCCTACGCGGTGCTCGATCCGATCCTCAAATCATACGTGGAGGAAGATCGGTCGGTCGACGAAATCATCGCGATGGGATACGAGCGAGCCACGGTTCTGCGCGTCGTCGCGCTGGTGGATCGCAGCGAATATAAGCGAAGGCAGGCGCCGGTCGGCATCAAGATCACGCATCGCGGCTTGGGCAAAGATCGACGCATGCCGATCACGAACGCGTATCGAGGCATCGAATCGAGCGGATCATGA
- a CDS encoding P-II family nitrogen regulator produces MKLVEAIIKPFKLDEVKDALLEIGVQGMTVTEVKGFGRQKGHKETYRGQEYTIEFVPKVKVEVAVQDNQVPRVLETITRAAKTGSIGDGKIFVRDLHAAVRIRTGETGETAL; encoded by the coding sequence ATGAAACTAGTGGAAGCCATTATTAAGCCGTTCAAACTCGATGAGGTGAAGGACGCCTTGCTCGAAATCGGCGTGCAAGGCATGACGGTCACCGAGGTCAAAGGATTCGGCCGGCAAAAAGGTCATAAAGAGACCTATCGCGGGCAGGAATACACCATCGAATTCGTTCCTAAGGTCAAGGTCGAGGTGGCGGTGCAGGATAATCAAGTCCCGCGGGTCCTGGAAACCATTACTCGTGCCGCAAAGACCGGCAGTATTGGAGATGGAAAAATCTTCGTCCGCGATTTACATGCAGCTGTCCGTATTAGAACTGGAGAGACGGGAGAAACTGCGTTGTGA
- the ureG gene encoding urease accessory protein UreG, producing the protein MHRADEHHSGGGRATMARAKHVPVIGVGGPVGSGKTALVEALCRKLRDRFSMAAVTNDIFTKIDAEILTTHGALPPDRILGVETGGCPHTAIREDASHNQEAIDELVRRHPDLELIFVESGGDNLAATFSPELVDHVIYVIDVAEGDKIPRKGGPGITRSDLLVINKMDLAPYVRADLSVMERDSRRMRGNLPFVFTNLLTGEGLDRVVDWVEQRIPQRVRRS; encoded by the coding sequence GTGGCGGCCGCGCGACCATGGCTCGCGCCAAGCATGTCCCGGTCATCGGGGTCGGAGGCCCGGTCGGATCGGGCAAAACGGCGCTGGTAGAAGCCTTATGTCGGAAACTCCGCGATCGCTTCAGCATGGCCGCCGTCACCAATGACATCTTCACGAAAATCGATGCTGAGATTTTGACCACCCACGGGGCCTTGCCTCCTGACCGGATCCTCGGCGTGGAGACAGGCGGCTGTCCCCATACAGCGATCCGAGAGGACGCCTCGCACAACCAGGAAGCCATCGATGAATTAGTGCGCAGACATCCGGATCTAGAGTTGATCTTCGTTGAAAGTGGAGGAGACAATTTGGCGGCGACGTTCAGTCCCGAACTCGTGGACCACGTGATTTACGTGATCGACGTCGCCGAGGGCGATAAGATTCCCCGCAAGGGTGGTCCTGGCATCACGCGATCGGACCTCCTGGTGATCAACAAAATGGATCTTGCACCCTACGTGCGGGCCGACTTGTCCGTCATGGAACGGGACAGCCGGCGCATGCGTGGCAACCTGCCGTTCGTGTTTACCAATCTGCTGACCGGGGAGGGGCTGGATCGAGTGGTGGACTGGGTGGAGCAGCGAATTCCCCAGCGCGTGCGACGGTCCTGA
- the glnD gene encoding [protein-PII] uridylyltransferase produces MSTTAALDRDTRSLAAILAEQRRAISLRLIEGASGAETMAAMTDLMDDLITGCYRTAVRQGGEELASIGLRQCCVVALGGYGRRELAPYSDIDVMVLFRPEVGLRVQPLVQAVLRPLWDGGCQVGHSVRTIGDCIELASTDSTVKTSMMEARFLAGSADLFQEFHGRYLRKVVTQATDTYLDLKLEERRREYEKFGETVYLLEPNVKKSKGGLRDLHVLQWVGMARYHAPTIRELSDRGILSRADYLALVEAREFLWRVRSLLHVHGGMAQEILSFDEQIWLAERFGFTDQPHLLAVEQFMQRYYQHTMGLHERCMRFLERCRRVPLGQRLARFLPAPKVEEHFVVRGGMLTVIDEKRTRVLDSPALLLKLFDVARCRRLTIDPPLLEDIHRHVEATSETAYRTPEISRTFLRILAGPGTAKTLEAMHRAYLLEKLIPAMGTVRGLMQFNQYHKYTVDEHSLLAVGKAEALVQDQAVLGGVYREIKRKDILHLAVLLHDLGKGKEEDHSEVGKRLAEEAAARFGFDEQETRSLVFLVHRHLLMAHTAFRRDPNDVKVVLPFAREVGTPEVLKKLLALTAADIAAVGPGVLTKWKESLLIELYLRTIPEVSGEREAADIAAGLTEIAADVLRQPALAALSGVDQAWIEGQLHQFPQRYLYGTSAARIALHLAAVRRLHAGEVVVESEFNQELGTCEYTVIAHDDLTPGIFSKIAGVMAGNGLQILDAQILTRADGIVIDTFQVTDPDYNGPPPAERRRLVGERVAAVLKGWEHVDDVIRRGARLKLTRPLPKAREATEVRIDNETSDGFTIIDVFADDRQGLLYVMTNTIFQLGLSVHAARISTRLDQVADVFYVTDQRGKKIEDHAQLERIRAGVEKAIENFLEAKAA; encoded by the coding sequence ATGTCTACCACAGCTGCTCTCGACCGGGACACTAGGAGCCTTGCGGCGATCCTGGCGGAACAACGCCGTGCCATCAGTCTTCGCTTGATCGAAGGCGCTTCGGGAGCGGAGACAATGGCGGCCATGACCGATCTCATGGACGATCTCATTACCGGCTGTTACCGGACCGCCGTTCGCCAGGGTGGAGAGGAACTGGCGTCGATCGGGCTACGACAGTGTTGTGTAGTCGCCCTGGGCGGGTATGGCCGTCGAGAATTGGCGCCGTACTCCGACATCGATGTGATGGTCCTGTTTCGGCCGGAAGTCGGCCTGCGGGTCCAACCGCTCGTCCAGGCCGTTCTGCGTCCACTTTGGGATGGCGGTTGCCAGGTGGGCCACAGCGTTCGGACGATCGGCGATTGTATTGAGCTGGCGAGTACGGACTCGACGGTGAAAACGTCGATGATGGAGGCCCGATTCCTGGCGGGGAGCGCGGACCTCTTCCAGGAATTTCACGGTCGCTACCTGCGGAAGGTCGTGACGCAGGCAACGGATACCTATCTGGACCTCAAGCTTGAAGAGCGTCGACGCGAGTACGAAAAGTTCGGCGAGACGGTCTATCTCCTCGAGCCGAACGTGAAGAAAAGCAAGGGCGGGCTTCGCGATCTCCACGTGCTCCAATGGGTGGGGATGGCGCGCTATCACGCACCGACGATTCGGGAGCTCTCGGATCGAGGCATTCTCTCTCGCGCCGACTACCTCGCACTGGTCGAGGCGAGGGAATTCCTCTGGCGTGTTCGCTCGCTGCTCCACGTGCACGGGGGAATGGCCCAGGAAATTCTGTCCTTTGATGAGCAGATCTGGTTGGCCGAACGATTCGGTTTCACCGATCAGCCGCATCTGTTGGCGGTTGAGCAGTTCATGCAGCGGTACTACCAGCACACGATGGGGTTGCACGAGCGCTGCATGCGATTTCTGGAGCGTTGCAGACGTGTCCCGCTCGGTCAACGGTTAGCCCGCTTCCTCCCCGCTCCGAAAGTGGAGGAACATTTCGTCGTCCGCGGCGGGATGCTGACGGTAATCGATGAGAAACGAACGCGTGTCCTCGACAGTCCGGCCCTCTTATTGAAACTCTTTGATGTCGCCCGGTGCCGACGACTGACCATCGATCCGCCTCTGTTGGAGGATATTCATCGGCATGTCGAAGCGACGTCCGAAACTGCTTATCGCACACCTGAGATCAGCCGGACGTTTCTGAGAATCTTGGCCGGCCCTGGAACCGCCAAGACTTTAGAAGCCATGCACAGGGCCTACTTGCTCGAGAAACTTATTCCAGCGATGGGGACCGTTCGTGGACTGATGCAATTCAATCAGTATCACAAGTATACCGTCGATGAGCATAGCCTCCTCGCCGTCGGAAAAGCCGAAGCGCTGGTACAGGATCAAGCGGTCTTAGGCGGTGTGTATCGGGAAATTAAGCGAAAAGACATTCTGCATCTGGCCGTACTGCTTCATGACCTGGGGAAGGGGAAGGAGGAAGACCATAGCGAAGTGGGGAAGCGGCTGGCGGAAGAAGCCGCTGCTCGGTTCGGGTTCGATGAACAGGAAACACGCTCGTTGGTCTTTTTGGTCCATCGGCACTTGCTGATGGCGCATACCGCGTTTCGACGAGACCCGAATGACGTCAAGGTTGTCCTGCCGTTTGCCCGCGAAGTGGGGACACCGGAAGTGCTCAAAAAACTCCTCGCGCTCACAGCAGCAGACATCGCGGCGGTGGGTCCCGGCGTCTTGACGAAATGGAAGGAATCCCTGCTGATCGAGCTGTATCTCCGCACCATCCCGGAGGTGTCGGGAGAACGCGAAGCCGCGGACATCGCCGCCGGCCTCACCGAGATTGCCGCTGACGTTCTTCGCCAGCCGGCGCTGGCTGCTCTGTCTGGTGTCGACCAGGCGTGGATCGAAGGGCAATTGCACCAGTTCCCACAGCGGTACCTCTACGGCACGTCCGCTGCACGTATCGCACTGCACCTGGCGGCCGTCCGGCGTCTCCATGCGGGCGAAGTCGTGGTCGAGTCGGAGTTCAATCAAGAGCTCGGCACCTGTGAATATACCGTGATCGCACACGACGATTTGACGCCGGGGATTTTTTCCAAAATCGCGGGCGTGATGGCGGGTAACGGGCTCCAGATTCTCGACGCGCAGATTCTGACCAGGGCCGATGGAATCGTTATCGATACGTTTCAGGTGACGGACCCGGATTACAACGGTCCCCCGCCGGCTGAACGGCGCCGGCTTGTCGGTGAACGTGTGGCGGCGGTGTTGAAAGGCTGGGAACATGTCGACGACGTCATCCGGCGCGGCGCCCGATTGAAGCTGACGCGCCCCTTGCCGAAAGCGCGCGAAGCCACGGAGGTTCGGATCGACAACGAAACGTCCGACGGGTTCACGATCATTGACGTGTTTGCGGACGATCGCCAAGGGCTCTTATATGTTATGACGAATACGATCTTCCAACTGGGCTTGTCGGTGCATGCGGCGCGCATTTCGACCAGATTGGATCAGGTTGCCGACGTGTTCTATGTCACCGATCAGCGGGGGAAAAAGATCGAGGACCACGCCCAACTCGAACGGATTCGGGCGGGTGTCGAAAAGGCCATCGAGAATTTTCTTGAGGCCAAGGCGGCCTAA
- the glnA gene encoding type I glutamate--ammonia ligase, which translates to MNVREVLEFAKKNKVQIVDLKFVDLIGTWQHFSIPVNELTEGLFKDGSGMDGSSIRGWKAINNSDMLVVPDPATAFLDPFCSVPTLSLVGNVVDPISRETYDRDPRFIAQKAEKHLQSTKIGDISYWGPEAEFFIFDQARYDQTSHSGYYFIDSEEGVWNSGQEGFNLGGKIRHKEGYFPVPPTDTQQDIRSEMILEMEKAGIEIEKHHHEVATAGQAEIDIRFDSLVRTADKMMMYKYVVKNVARRHGKTATFMPKPIFGDNGSGMHTHQSIWKEGKPLFAGKEYAGVSQICLHYIGGILKHAPALAAFTNPSTNSYKRLTPGFEAPVLLAYSSRNRSAGIRIPMYSPSPKAKRIEVRFPDPACNPYLSFAAMLMAGLDGIENKINPGEPAEKDLYDLEPKEAAKIRTMPGSLDEALTNLERDHQFLLKGGVFSEDLIDAWIGYKRSKEVDTMRLRPHPYEFFLYYDV; encoded by the coding sequence ATGAACGTTCGTGAGGTGTTGGAGTTTGCAAAGAAGAACAAGGTCCAGATTGTGGACCTCAAGTTTGTCGATCTCATCGGGACTTGGCAGCATTTCAGCATCCCCGTCAATGAATTGACGGAGGGGCTGTTCAAGGACGGGTCGGGAATGGACGGGTCATCCATCCGAGGGTGGAAGGCCATCAACAACAGCGACATGCTGGTCGTGCCGGACCCCGCCACAGCCTTCCTCGATCCTTTTTGTTCCGTGCCGACGTTGAGTCTGGTCGGCAATGTCGTCGACCCCATTTCCAGGGAAACCTACGACCGCGATCCGCGATTCATCGCCCAAAAGGCGGAGAAACATCTGCAAAGCACCAAGATCGGGGACATCTCCTATTGGGGACCAGAGGCCGAATTCTTCATCTTCGACCAGGCCCGCTACGACCAGACCAGTCACAGCGGCTATTACTTCATCGATTCGGAGGAAGGCGTCTGGAACTCAGGGCAGGAAGGGTTCAACCTGGGTGGAAAAATCCGCCACAAGGAGGGCTACTTCCCCGTGCCCCCGACCGATACCCAGCAGGACATCCGGAGCGAGATGATCCTCGAGATGGAGAAGGCCGGAATCGAGATCGAGAAACATCACCACGAGGTCGCAACGGCCGGGCAGGCTGAAATTGACATTCGGTTCGATTCGCTGGTCAGGACGGCCGACAAGATGATGATGTACAAGTACGTCGTCAAAAACGTCGCGCGCCGTCACGGGAAAACCGCGACGTTCATGCCGAAACCAATCTTCGGGGACAACGGGTCCGGCATGCACACCCACCAGAGCATTTGGAAGGAAGGCAAACCGCTGTTCGCCGGCAAGGAATATGCGGGTGTGTCGCAGATCTGCCTCCATTACATCGGCGGAATCTTAAAACATGCGCCGGCTCTGGCGGCCTTTACGAATCCATCGACGAATTCTTATAAACGCCTGACACCTGGCTTCGAAGCGCCGGTGTTATTGGCCTATTCGAGCCGCAACCGTTCTGCCGGCATCAGGATCCCGATGTATTCCCCCAGTCCCAAGGCGAAGCGGATCGAAGTGCGGTTCCCTGATCCTGCCTGCAACCCTTATCTCTCGTTTGCCGCCATGCTGATGGCGGGATTGGACGGGATTGAGAACAAGATCAATCCGGGAGAACCGGCTGAAAAGGATCTCTACGATCTCGAGCCCAAGGAAGCAGCGAAGATCCGGACGATGCCGGGCAGTTTGGACGAAGCGTTGACTAATCTAGAGCGGGATCATCAATTCCTCCTGAAGGGCGGGGTTTTCTCGGAGGATCTGATCGATGCTTGGATCGGCTACAAGCGCAGCAAGGAAGTTGATACCATGCGACTACGGCCGCATCCATACGAGTTCTTCCTGTATTACGACGTGTAA